AGTTGGATATTTCCATCTTTAACATCAACCACAGTTAAGCTGATCCCGTCCAATGTCACCGATCCCTTTTTTACAAAATAACGTTGTAACTCTTTTGGAATCTCCACCCAAAACTCTTCCACTTCCGTCTCGATTTTTTTTCGACTAATCACTTTTGCCATTCCATCCACATGGCCCTGAACCATATGACCACCAAAACGTTGCCCGAGTGCCATAGCTCGTTCTAAATTCACAGTTGAACCTTCCCCTAACCTAGACAAGTTGGTAAGTTCAAGCGATTTAAACGATGCATAAAATTTGAATAAATTGCCTAAGTCAGTAAATTCAGTGACAGTCATACAAGCGCCATTGATGGCAATCGAATCTCCTATTTTTAAATCAGGATTTTCCCATTCTGTTTCAATTGTGAATTGGATTCCCGAATCAATTGGTTCGATCGTGATGACTTTTCCGAGGGTTTCTACAAGTCCAGTAAACATACGTTAAATGCTCCTTTGAGGTTTCCTGATAAAAATACGGTTCGTTCCGACTAGATATTCAGAAACTAATGGTTCA
This genomic stretch from Leptospira meyeri harbors:
- a CDS encoding riboflavin synthase; this translates as MFTGLVETLGKVITIEPIDSGIQFTIETEWENPDLKIGDSIAINGACMTVTEFTDLGNLFKFYASFKSLELTNLSRLGEGSTVNLERAMALGQRFGGHMVQGHVDGMAKVISRKKIETEVEEFWVEIPKELQRYFVKKGSVTLDGISLTVVDVKDGNIQLILIPETMEKTNANTWKKDQRLNVEVDVLAKYIENYLEQRSGS